The Meiothermus sp. QL-1 nucleotide sequence CCGGAGGTAGTCCACCTCGGCCCGGGCTACCACGAAATGGCCGCTTTCGATGGCCGCGCCGGCCCGGCGCAGGTAGTGGCCCCGGGCCACCTCATCGTAGGTCAGGTAAACCGCATTGTTGACGTGCTTGAGGATATCCAGGTCGCTAAAACGCACCTCGATGGGCACGCGTACCGGGAAGTGCATGGCCACGATTCTAACTGTTTGTGATATAAGGGGCAGGATGGTCCGCGGACGCTACGCCCTGGTGGTGGCCCTGCCCAAGGGGCGCCACTTTGCCGACGGCTACCAGGCCTTGCTAGGGGCCGGCCTGCCCCTCCCCCCCATAGAGAACGGGCGGGCCCTGCTGCACGGCCGGGAGGGGGGCATAGCCCTTCTAGAGCTGCGCAACCACGACGTACCCACCTACGTGGACCTAGGCATCGCCGACGTGGGGGTGGTAGGGAAGGATGTGCTTCTGGAGTCGGGGCGGGATGTGTACGAGCCGGTGGACCTGGGCACCGGGGCCTGCCGCCTTTCCCTTATCCGCCACCCAGAGGCCACCGGCCCCATCCGCCGCATCGCCACCAAGTACCCCCGTTTCACTGCGCAAATCCTGCGGGAGCGGGGCTGGGCCGCGGATATCATCGAACTGGCCGGTAATGTGGAGCTGGCGGCCCTGACCGGGCTGGCCGATGCGGTGGTGGACGTGGTGCAGACCGGGGCCACCCTGAGGGCTGCTGGACTGGTGGAGCTAGAGGTCCTGGCCCACTCCACCGCCCGCTTCATCGTGAACCGCCAGGCCCTGAAACTCAAACGCGACCTTTTACGCCCCCTAATAGAGCGCCTGCGAACCGGGGCCAGGCCTCAGGGGTAGAGCAGTATCTTGCCCACGCTCTGGCGGCTTTCCATCAGGGCATGGGCTCGGGCTGCCTCTGCCAGCCGGAAGCGGGCCCCTACTGGAAGCCGCACCCGGCCCTTTAGTAGCTCGAAAACAGCCTCCACGCTGTGGCGCAGGCGCTCAGGGCGGCTGCGCCGGTAGTGTCCACTGCTGTAGCCGATGATTGCCTTGGTCTGGCGGTGAAGAGGGCGGGTCTCAAAATGGCCCGGCTGCCCGCTGGCATGGCCGTATATCACCAACCGACCAAAAGGCGCCAGGCAGCCCAGGCTTTGGTTGAATACCTCTCCCGCCACCGAGTCCAGGATTAGATCCGCTCCTTCCCGGGTTAGCTCGAGCACCCGCTGGGCAAAGTCCTCATAGCCCATCACCTCATCAGCCCCCAGCCCGCGAACAAACCCAGCCTTGGCCGCATGCCCCACCGTACCCAGCACCCGCCCGGCCCCCAGCGCCCGGGCCATCTGCACCGCCAGGCTGCCTACCCCGCCCGCTGCAGCGTGGACCAGCACCGTCTCCCCCGGCTGCAGCCTTCCTGCCCAGGTGAGAACGTTGTAGGCCGTGACCAGAGCAGTCAGACCTGCAACAGCCTCATCGGGAAGCTCATCGGGCACCGGATAGGTGAGCACCGCCTTTGCCAGCACCTTCTCCGCGTAAGACCCCCCTGCCGCAAAGGCCGCCACCCGCTGCCCCACCCTGAGGCCCTCCACCCCTGCCCCCAGGGCCTCCACCACCCCCACCACATCCAGCCCCGGGATAAAAGGAAGCGGCGGGGCCGCCTCGTACCCGCCGCGCCGGGCCAGCACATCGGCGAAGTTAAGGCTGGTGAGGAGGGTGCGTATCCGCACTTCTCCCGCCTGCAGCGAAGGCTCGGGTACTTCCCGGTAAACAAGGTTCTCTGGAGGACCGTTGCGCTCGAGCACAACCGCTTTCATGCCGGTATTCTTACACGCTAGAATGGGGCCTCGTGACGCCAGAGCGCCTTGCCCGGATGCGCGCCGTCCTCGACAAACGCCAGCCCGACCTCACCGTGCTCCTGGAGCGGGTGCACAAGCCCCACAACTTCTCGGCCATCCTGCGCTCCTGCGACGCGGTAGGAGTGCTGGAGGCCCACGCCATCCCGCCCAAACACGGCTTGCCTTCGCTGGAAGAAGATGGGCTGGACCTCGACGATAAGACCCACCGCGAGACCTCCGGCTCGGCCACCAAGTGGGTGGGGGTACGGGTTCACCCCGACCTACCCTCGGCCCTCGCCCACCTGCGGAGCCGGGGCTTCCAGGTCCTGGCCGCCCACCTTTCCGAGCGGGCCATGGACTACCGCCAGGCCGACTACACCCGCCCCACCTGCATCCTGCTGGGCACCGAGAAGTGGGGGGTTTCGCCGGAAGCCGCGGAAGCCGCCGATGGGCATATCCGGATTCCCATGCTGGGCATGGTGCAAAGCCTGAACGTATCGGTGGCCGCAGCGGTGATTCTCTTCGAAGCGCAGCGCCAGCGGCTAGAAGCCGGCTTTTACGACCGGGTGCGCCTTAGCCCAGAGCAGTACCAGGCGACGCTCGAGGAGTGGGTTGCCCGGCATGCGCGCGGTAAGGGTTGAATTGCGCAGCCGGCGTGCGCTCTGGAACAGGGAAAGTGTGCACCCTCCAAAGCTCAGGCCCCATACTTTTGCAGCTTGCCGGCGTGGGCTAAAAGCAGAGGCATCAGCTCCACCCCCCGCAGGTGCCCCAGGCTTCCCCGGGCGGCCTCGTCCTCGGTGAAGCGCTGGGCAAGGTCGTGGCGCAAGAAGGGGGCATGGAGCAACACGGGCACCGGGTGCCAGGCGTGGGCCCTGAGGGCGGCCGGGGTAGAGTGGTCGCCGGTAATGGCCAGCACATCGGGGGCAAGGGCCAGGATCTCCGGCAGTAGCTGGTCGAAGAGTTCGATTTTTCTCACTTTTTCGGCAAAGTTGCCGTCCTCCCCGGCCGCGTCGGTCTTCTTGAAGTGCAAATAGAAGAAGTCGAAGCGCGACCAGTTTTCCCGCAGGGCCCTGAGCTTGCCCTCGGGTGCGTCCCCCTCCCCCTCCACCGGCAGCACCTCCATCCCCACCAGGCTGGCCAAGCCCTTGTACATGGGGTAGCTGGCGATGCAGGCCGGGGTGAGCCGGTAGACCTCGGCCATGCTGGGAAAGCGGGGCCTGAGGGAGACGCCCCGGAAGAGGGCCCCGTTGACCTGGGGCTCGCCCGAAAGGGCCACGCGGATGCTTGCGGAAAGCTGGTTGAGCACCGCGGCGGTGCGCTGGCTGGCCCGGTCGCCCGGCTCCTTGGCCCAGGCTGGCAGGGGCAGCACCCCGCTCTTCTGCGGGTCGGTATCGGTTACCTGATCGCCCAGGTCTTCTCCACGCAAAACCACCACGAAGCGGTGTTCGCTTTCGGTGTAGAAGTTCACCTTCACCCCTTCAATCTCCGGGATAGCCTTTCTGAGCTGCTCCACCACACGCTGGTTTTCCGCATCGCTGGGGCGACCGGCCCGGCGGTCGAGCACCCGTCCTTCGCCATCCAGGGTGGCGAAGTTGCCCCGCACCGCCACATCCCCCTCCCTAAACTCGGCCCCAATACCGATGGCCGAAAGGGCCCCGCGCCCCACCACGTAGCGGAAGGGGTCGTAGCCGAAAAGCGCCAGGTGGCCAGGGCCGGAACCGGGGGCCAAGCCCGGGTAGACCGGGGTAAGAAGCCCCAGGGCGCTTCGCTGTGCCAGGGCGTCTAGGTTCGGGGTCCGGGCCGCAGCCAGCTCGGTGGGGCCTCCTGGCTCGAGCGGCAGTCCTCCTACGCCGTCCAGCACGACAAGGAGGATTTTAGAGGGGGTCTTCTGGCTCAGTTCGGAGATGATGGAAAGCAGGTCCATGCGGCTATTCTAAGAGGAAACGCAGAGCACCGCCCCGTAGGCCGTGGCGAAGCCCGCTTTGGGAGGAATGAGGGGGCGGGGCTCCACCTGGTAGAAGCGCCAGACCCGCTCCAAAGCAGCCCGTACAGGGGCTAGATCGGTCAGGTGGCCCACCAGCACCATCTGGGAGAGCCCCGCGGCCTTGAGGGCGTTGAGGGCGATGACGCCGATTACCTGGCCCACCAGCGTGACCAGGCCCGCGGCCAGATCCTCGGGCCGGGGCTGGACGGCCCCCACCAGGCGGCCCAGGTTGACCGCGGTGGCCTCGGGCGGCAGGTGGCCGATGCCGCCCCCAATCACGTCCTGCAGCACCGTATCCACCCGGCTGGGGTCGCCCCGCTCGGCCAGACGGGCCAGCTCGAGGGGGTCGGCCGTGCCCAGGAGCAGCCTGGATAGGGCCAGAAGCGTGCCGCCCCCCACCGCCGAGCCGGTGAAGTGAGCGGCCTCGAGGCCCCGCGCCGCCACCATGGCGGTGCCGGTGCCGGCCGAGACCACCAGGGCCTCCCGCAAGCCCGCCAGGGCCAGCCCCCCGCGCCCTATGGCCTGGATTTCCTCGACCCGCTCGAGCCTCAGGCCCAGGAGGCACTCGGGCAGGTTGCGCGAAAGCCCCCCCACGCAGACGACGGTCTCCAGCTGGCCAGGCCGAACCCCTAAGCTCCGCAACACCTCCTCCAGCGCCTCGGGGCTGGCGGGCCCGGTCTTCAGCATCTGCTCGGCCACTATGGTCTGGCCCTCCACCAGCACGGCATCGGTATTGGAAAGCCCGAAGTCTACGCCGAGCTTCAACATGCTAGGGGCCCTCCTCTGCAGCGGCCTTTTCCCGGGAGGAGTTGCCGAGCACCGCCAGGCCTACCCCCGCCAGCAGAAGTAGCCCGCCCCAAACCACCTGGACCGAGGGCACCTCGGCGAAAATCAGCAGGGCCAGAAGGCTGGCCCCAACCGGCTCAAGGAGGGCCACCAGGCTTACCAGCACCGGGTGAGCGTGCCGCATGGCCCAGTTCAGGCTGGTATGCCCGATGAGCTGGGGAAAGAGGGCCATCAGGGCAATCCAAAGGTAGGTGAGGGGGGGATACCCCAGGTAGCCACCCCCCAGCAGCCAGGGCAGGGGCAAGAGCAGCAAGGCCGCGGTGGTGTAGGCAGTAGCGATATAGACCCCAATCGGCAGGCCCCGCCGCTGGGCCTCCCGCCCCAGCAGCAGGTAGGCCGCCGCTGCCACCGCCCCACACAGGGCCAAAAGGTTGCCCAAAGGTGGGTCAGGCGCAGGCGCACCGCCAGAATCGGCCAAAGCCACCACAACCGCTCCTCCGAGGGCTATACCGATGGCGAGGAGGGTGAGGCGGTTGGGCGCCAGCCCAAGCCAGAGCCAGGCCAGAAGGGCCATCCAGATGGGGGTGGAGGTCACCAGCACGGTGCTGGCGGCAATGCTGGTGAGACCCAGGGAGGTGATCCAGGTGGCGAAGTGCAGGGCCAGAAAGGCCCCCGCCCCCAGGGCGAAAGGCCAGGGGTTGGCAGAGGTCTTTAGCCGCCGAAGCCCCTGCCAGGCCGGCAGCAAAAATAAACTGGCGAAAAGCATGCGCAAAGCGCTCATCACCAGGCTAAAAGCCACGCCGCTGTCCCCCGCGCTCTGGCTGGCCAGGCGCACGAATATAGAGCCGAAGGAGATGGCCGCCACACCTGCCGAAAGCACCGCTGCCACTGCCAAAACCGAGGGCCGCATGGCGCGATTCTAACTGAACGCTTATGACCGTGGAGCGACGTTTTCTGCGCAGCTTGGTATACTGCCGCCTGTGTTCCAGTGGGGAACCCCTTGGGCTTCGGCCTGAGGGCCTGGTGGAGGTGGAATGGTTCAGATTGCAGTGCCCAAAGAGACGGCGCCTGGCGAACGCCGGGTGGCCCTCACCCCGGAGGTGGTGGCGCGGTTGGTGAAGGAGGGGTGCCGGGTGCGGCTCGAGACTGGCGCCGGTGCGCAGGCCTATTTTTCCGACGAGGCCTACCGCAACGCCGGGGCCGAGGTGGTAAGCCGCGAGACCCTCTTCCAGGAGGCCCAGGTGGTCTTCACGGTGCAGCCCCTCGAGGTGGCCGATCTGCGCCGCCTGGCCGCAGGTACCCTGGTGGTAGGGCTGATGTACCCCCACCGCGACCCCGAGCGGGTCCGCGCCATGGCCGAAGGCGGGATTACCGCCCTGGCCATGGAGCTCATCCCCCGAATCACCCGGGCCCAGAGCATGGACGTGCTCTCCTCCCAGGCCACCGTGGCCGGGTATATGGCCGCCCTGATCGCAGCCCGCGAGAGCAGCCGCTTCTTCCCCATGCTCACCACCGCCGCCGGCACCATCCGCCCTGCCCGGGTCATGGTGATGGGGGTGGGGGTGGCCGGGCTGCAGGCCATCGCCACCGCCCGCCGGCTGGGGGCCAACGTCTGGGCTTACGATGTCCGCAAGGCCGCGGCCGAGCAGGCCCTTTCCCTGGGGGCCAAGGTAATCGAGCTGCCCATCAGCGCCGAGGGCGAGGGGGGGTATGCCCGCGAGCTGACCGAGGAGGAAAAGCGAATCCAGCACGAGGCCCTGGCCAAAGAGGTGGGGAGCATGGACGCGGTCATCACCACGGCGCAGGTGCCAGGCCGCAAGGCCCCCCTGCTCATCACCCCGGACATGGTCGAGCGGATGGGGCCGGGCTCGGTCATCGTGGACCTGGCCGCAGAATCGGGCGGCAACTGCGCCCTGACCCGGCCAGGAGAGACGGTAGAGGTCAACGGGGTCAGGATCGTGGGGCCGCTGAACCTACCGAGCGCGCTGGCGGTGCACGCCAGCGAGATGTACGCCAAGAACCTCTACAACCTTTCCAAGCTCCTCATCAAGGAAAAAGCCCTTGCCCCCGACTGGAGCGACGAAATTCTGGCCGGGGCCCTGCTCACCCACCAAGGCGAGATTGCCCACGCGCCCACCCGGGCGCTTTTAGGAGGTTAGCCATGGACTCGACCTGGGCAGCTTTGTACATCTTCTTGCTGGCAGCCTTTACCGGCTACGAGGTGATCAGTCGGGTGCCGGTCATCCTGCACACCCCCTTGATGTCCGGCTCCAACTTCATCCACGGCATCGTGGTGGTGGGGGCCATGGTGGTGCTGGGCCACGCGGAGACACCCCTCGAGCAGGCCATCGGCTTCTTCGGGGTCATCCTGGGAGCGGCCAATGCAGCGGGGGGCTACGTGGTCACCGAGCGGATGCTGGAGATGTTTGAGCGAAAACCGAAAGGAGGCTAGTAGCCCACTCGCTGCTTTCAGCTATGGAAAACTTCGTCCAGCTCGTGTACTTCCTGACGGCCCTGCTCTTCATCCTGGGCCTCAAGCGCATGGCCTCCCCCGCCACCGCCCGCAGCGGGGTGGTCTGGGCCGGGGCAGCCATGGTGGCGGCCACCTTGGTCACCTTCTTCCTGCCCGACCTGCACAACCGGGGCCTGATGCTCCTGGCCATTGCGGTGGGCACGGTGGTGGCCTGGATTGCGGCCAAGCGGGTGCAGATGACCGACATGCCCCAGATGGTGGCCATCTACAACGGCATGGGGGGCGGTGCGGCGGGGGCCATTGCTGCGGTGGAGCTCTTGCGGGGCGAGTTCGAAGGGGCCCAGGGCCTGAAGCTTCTGGCCATTTTGGGGGCCCTCATCGGCTCGGTATCCTTCACCGGCAGCCTGATTGCCTTCGCCAAGCTCCAGGGCCTGATGTCGAGCCGGCCCATCCTCTTCCCCACCCAGCAGCTGGTGAACGCCGGTGTGGGGGCGGCGGCTTTGCTGCTGGGGCTGGTGGTCCTCCTCACCGAGCCCAACCCCCTTATCCTGCTTTTCTTCCTTCTTGCCCTAAGCTTCGGGGTGCTGATGACCCTCCCGATTGGCGGAGGGGATATGCCGGTGGTCATCTCGCTCTACAACGCCTTCACCGGGCTGGCGGTGGGTTTTGAGGGCTTCGCCATTGGGAATGCGGCCCTGATTGTGGCCGGCACGGTGGTGGGGGCAGCAGGCACCCTCCTCACCTTCCTGATGGCCAAGGCCATGAACCGGAGCCTCTGGAGCGTGCTGGTAGGTGGCTTTGGGGTGGAACAGGAGGCAGGCGAGGTCAAGGGAAGCCTCAAGCCCATCGACCTCGACGATGCCGCGGTTATGCTGGCCTATGCCTCCAAGGTGATCTTCGTGCCCGGCTACGGCATGGCCCTGGCCCAGGCCCAGCACAAGCTGCGGGAGCTCGCGGATGTGCTCGAGGCCAAAGGGGTGGAGGTCAAGTTCGCCATCCACCCCGTGGCGGGCCGGATGCCCGGCCACATGAACGTGCTGCTGGCCGAGGCTGGGGTGGCCTACGAAAAGCTCTTCGACCTGGAGGACATCAACCCAGAGTTCCCCCAGGCGGATGTGGCCGTGGTCATCGGGGCCAACGACGTGGTCAACCCCGCCGCCCGCCGCAAGGGCTCGCCCCTCTACGGCATGCCCATCCTGGAGGTGGACAAGGCCAAAAACGCCATCGTTATCAAGCGCGGCCAGGGCAAGGGTTTTGCTGGGGTAGAAAACGAGCTCTTCTATGCCGACAATACCCGTATGCTCTATGGCGATGCCCAGAGCGTGCTGGGGCAGTTGGTGCAGGCCCTGAAAAAACTTTAGAGCGCTGGCCGGGCCTTAGGGCCCGGCCTGGCGTTGACACTCCCATGAGGCTAGGGTAAATTCCAAGGCGGAGGTCCTTCCAAAGAGCCGCTGTTGAGCGTAGTTTGCTACGTTCACTGTCCCTTTTGGAAGCACTTCCAAAGCTTGGGGAGGAAGCATGAAGCGTAGAGAATTTCTCAAAAAAGCTGGCGTTGGTCTGGCCACGAGCTGGCTGATGAGCCGGGGGGTAGTGCGCGCGCAGGGCCAGGTCACCCTGCGGGTCTCCTTGGGTGGAGGCGTGGGAGAAGGGCCGCGCTGGATGCGCACCCGCCTGGCCGAGTTCACCCGCCGCACTGGCATCCGGGCTGAGGTCTTCGAGGCCCCCACCGACACCGACGCCCAGTTGGCGCTTTACCAGCAGTACTGGGCCGGCCGCAGCGCCGACATCGACGTCTACATGGTGGACGTGATCTGGCCGGGAATCATCGCCCCGCACGCTCTCGACCTCAAGCCCTACTTCACCGAGGCCGAGATGCGGGAGTTCTTCCCCCGCATCGTGCAAAACAACACCATCCGGGGCAAGCTCACCTCCATCCCCTTCTTCACCGACGCTGGGTTGCTCTACTACCGCACCGACCTCTTGCAGAAGTACGGCTACCGCAACCCCCCCCGCACCTGGGCCGAGCTGGAGCAGATGGCCCAGCGGGTCATGGAGGGGGAGCGCCGGGCCGGCAACCGGGACTTCTGGGGCTTCGTCTTCCAGGGCAAGCCCTACGAGGGTCTGACCTGCGATGCGCTGGAGTGGATCTACTCCTTCGGCGGCGGACGTATTGTTGAACCCGATGGCCGCATCAGCGTGAACAACGGC carries:
- a CDS encoding Fumble domain-containing protein; the encoded protein is MLKLGVDFGLSNTDAVLVEGQTIVAEQMLKTGPASPEALEEVLRSLGVRPGQLETVVCVGGLSRNLPECLLGLRLERVEEIQAIGRGGLALAGLREALVVSAGTGTAMVAARGLEAAHFTGSAVGGGTLLALSRLLLGTADPLELARLAERGDPSRVDTVLQDVIGGGIGHLPPEATAVNLGRLVGAVQPRPEDLAAGLVTLVGQVIGVIALNALKAAGLSQMVLVGHLTDLAPVRAALERVWRFYQVEPRPLIPPKAGFATAYGAVLCVSS
- a CDS encoding Re/Si-specific NAD(P)(+) transhydrogenase subunit alpha — translated: MVQIAVPKETAPGERRVALTPEVVARLVKEGCRVRLETGAGAQAYFSDEAYRNAGAEVVSRETLFQEAQVVFTVQPLEVADLRRLAAGTLVVGLMYPHRDPERVRAMAEGGITALAMELIPRITRAQSMDVLSSQATVAGYMAALIAARESSRFFPMLTTAAGTIRPARVMVMGVGVAGLQAIATARRLGANVWAYDVRKAAAEQALSLGAKVIELPISAEGEGGYARELTEEEKRIQHEALAKEVGSMDAVITTAQVPGRKAPLLITPDMVERMGPGSVIVDLAAESGGNCALTRPGETVEVNGVRIVGPLNLPSALAVHASEMYAKNLYNLSKLLIKEKALAPDWSDEILAGALLTHQGEIAHAPTRALLGG
- the hisG gene encoding ATP phosphoribosyltransferase, coding for MVRGRYALVVALPKGRHFADGYQALLGAGLPLPPIENGRALLHGREGGIALLELRNHDVPTYVDLGIADVGVVGKDVLLESGRDVYEPVDLGTGACRLSLIRHPEATGPIRRIATKYPRFTAQILRERGWAADIIELAGNVELAALTGLADAVVDVVQTGATLRAAGLVELEVLAHSTARFIVNRQALKLKRDLLRPLIERLRTGARPQG
- a CDS encoding ABC transporter substrate-binding protein, which produces MKRREFLKKAGVGLATSWLMSRGVVRAQGQVTLRVSLGGGVGEGPRWMRTRLAEFTRRTGIRAEVFEAPTDTDAQLALYQQYWAGRSADIDVYMVDVIWPGIIAPHALDLKPYFTEAEMREFFPRIVQNNTIRGKLTSIPFFTDAGLLYYRTDLLQKYGYRNPPRTWAELEQMAQRVMEGERRAGNRDFWGFVFQGKPYEGLTCDALEWIYSFGGGRIVEPDGRISVNNGRAALALNTVRRFVGTIAPQGVTSYAEEEARNVWQQGNSLFMRNWPYAYALGQAENSPIRGKFAVTVLPRGGADAPNAATLGGWQLMVSAYSRHPKEAAELVKFLTSTESQKDFALTLSWLPTRPALYNDRDILAKTPWFRDLLPVFQNAVSRPSDVAGARYNQVSEAIWTETHSALTGRKTGEAAVRDLEARLRRILR
- the trmH gene encoding tRNA (guanosine(18)-2'-O)-methyltransferase TrmH — translated: MTPERLARMRAVLDKRQPDLTVLLERVHKPHNFSAILRSCDAVGVLEAHAIPPKHGLPSLEEDGLDLDDKTHRETSGSATKWVGVRVHPDLPSALAHLRSRGFQVLAAHLSERAMDYRQADYTRPTCILLGTEKWGVSPEAAEAADGHIRIPMLGMVQSLNVSVAAAVILFEAQRQRLEAGFYDRVRLSPEQYQATLEEWVARHARGKG
- a CDS encoding DMT family transporter — encoded protein: MRPSVLAVAAVLSAGVAAISFGSIFVRLASQSAGDSGVAFSLVMSALRMLFASLFLLPAWQGLRRLKTSANPWPFALGAGAFLALHFATWITSLGLTSIAASTVLVTSTPIWMALLAWLWLGLAPNRLTLLAIGIALGGAVVVALADSGGAPAPDPPLGNLLALCGAVAAAAYLLLGREAQRRGLPIGVYIATAYTTAALLLLPLPWLLGGGYLGYPPLTYLWIALMALFPQLIGHTSLNWAMRHAHPVLVSLVALLEPVGASLLALLIFAEVPSVQVVWGGLLLLAGVGLAVLGNSSREKAAAEEGP
- a CDS encoding NADPH:quinone oxidoreductase family protein codes for the protein MKAVVLERNGPPENLVYREVPEPSLQAGEVRIRTLLTSLNFADVLARRGGYEAAPPLPFIPGLDVVGVVEALGAGVEGLRVGQRVAAFAAGGSYAEKVLAKAVLTYPVPDELPDEAVAGLTALVTAYNVLTWAGRLQPGETVLVHAAAGGVGSLAVQMARALGAGRVLGTVGHAAKAGFVRGLGADEVMGYEDFAQRVLELTREGADLILDSVAGEVFNQSLGCLAPFGRLVIYGHASGQPGHFETRPLHRQTKAIIGYSSGHYRRSRPERLRHSVEAVFELLKGRVRLPVGARFRLAEAARAHALMESRQSVGKILLYP
- a CDS encoding NAD(P)(+) transhydrogenase (Re/Si-specific) subunit beta; this encodes MENFVQLVYFLTALLFILGLKRMASPATARSGVVWAGAAMVAATLVTFFLPDLHNRGLMLLAIAVGTVVAWIAAKRVQMTDMPQMVAIYNGMGGGAAGAIAAVELLRGEFEGAQGLKLLAILGALIGSVSFTGSLIAFAKLQGLMSSRPILFPTQQLVNAGVGAAALLLGLVVLLTEPNPLILLFFLLALSFGVLMTLPIGGGDMPVVISLYNAFTGLAVGFEGFAIGNAALIVAGTVVGAAGTLLTFLMAKAMNRSLWSVLVGGFGVEQEAGEVKGSLKPIDLDDAAVMLAYASKVIFVPGYGMALAQAQHKLRELADVLEAKGVEVKFAIHPVAGRMPGHMNVLLAEAGVAYEKLFDLEDINPEFPQADVAVVIGANDVVNPAARRKGSPLYGMPILEVDKAKNAIVIKRGQGKGFAGVENELFYADNTRMLYGDAQSVLGQLVQALKKL
- a CDS encoding NAD(P) transhydrogenase subunit alpha → MDSTWAALYIFLLAAFTGYEVISRVPVILHTPLMSGSNFIHGIVVVGAMVVLGHAETPLEQAIGFFGVILGAANAAGGYVVTERMLEMFERKPKGG
- a CDS encoding 2,3-bisphosphoglycerate-independent phosphoglycerate mutase translates to MDLLSIISELSQKTPSKILLVVLDGVGGLPLEPGGPTELAAARTPNLDALAQRSALGLLTPVYPGLAPGSGPGHLALFGYDPFRYVVGRGALSAIGIGAEFREGDVAVRGNFATLDGEGRVLDRRAGRPSDAENQRVVEQLRKAIPEIEGVKVNFYTESEHRFVVVLRGEDLGDQVTDTDPQKSGVLPLPAWAKEPGDRASQRTAAVLNQLSASIRVALSGEPQVNGALFRGVSLRPRFPSMAEVYRLTPACIASYPMYKGLASLVGMEVLPVEGEGDAPEGKLRALRENWSRFDFFYLHFKKTDAAGEDGNFAEKVRKIELFDQLLPEILALAPDVLAITGDHSTPAALRAHAWHPVPVLLHAPFLRHDLAQRFTEDEAARGSLGHLRGVELMPLLLAHAGKLQKYGA